One genomic window of Daphnia pulex isolate KAP4 chromosome 10, ASM2113471v1 includes the following:
- the LOC124204699 gene encoding facilitated trehalose transporter Tret1-like isoform X1, giving the protein MALSRASFSARRLWLNILYSSSYRFGHRYSHSLITFHHNNGGGQSLVEEFYPDFTTVQLMVTIWGSCGYFCMGSVRGWSSPAIPSLNRTVDFELSPSDLQWISSFPLLGAVLGSLFIIKPMEYYGRKKALIGHYFVFVFGFLITALASFGKHKSMLYAGRFLMGFAAGSTIPVCQIYVSECASPKIRGRLGSTTISAMALGVWTTYIIGIFVDWHLLTWVFCCLPVLFLFGTMVMPESPSWLLSNNREQEARQSLQFLRGKGTNIEAEMKRIKEYQEMININDPASTTSIVKPLGISLGVMLFQQTTGINAIVFYADDIFQAVGSTMDEKYATIIVGAVQLVFTIASGFLVDRCGRRMLFLGSAITSSVPLATMGTFFYFERQWGDKEATRYFGWLPLASLIVFFVTYSGGMSNVPFIIMGEMFPARHRTSLGAISSSFNLFCTFAMVQLFPDMSQAFGKDGTFYFFTGCTLLSAAFVYFLLPETTGKTLEEMEQLFRSDKSPGCRSNNHSNYVDVIMQVESSKNNYITELCNSEIYFII; this is encoded by the exons ATGGCCTTATCACGCGCTTCTTTTTCCGCCAGAAGGCTCTGGCTTAACATTCTGTATAGTTCTAGTTACCGATTCGGCCACAGGTATTCTCACTCTTTGATCACTTTTCACCACAACAATGGTGGTGGTCAAAGTTTGGTGGAAGAGTTTTATCCAGATTTTACCACAG TGCAGTTGATGGTGACAATATGGGGATCGTGCGGCTATTTTTGCATGGGTTCCGTCCGAGGCTGGAGTTCTCCTGCTATCCCATCACTAAATCGGACAGTAGACTTTGAATTGTCTCCGTCAGACCTCCAGTGGATAT CTTCGTTCCCGTTGCTAGGAGCTGTTCTCGGTTCCTTATTCATCATCAAACCGATGGAGTATTACGGCCGGAAGAAGGCTCTGATCGGCCATTACTTTGTCTTCGTATTCGGTTTTCTCATCACCGCATTGGCAAGTTTCGGGAAACACAAATCCATGTTGTACGCTGGCCGATTCCTGATGGGTTTCGCCGCCGGATCTACCATCCCCGTCTGTCAAATTTAC GTGAGTGAGTGCGCCTCTCCGAAAATTCGTGGTCGACTTGGATCAACTACAATATCTGCAATGGCTCTGGGCGTTTGGACAACTTACATAATCGGGATATTTGTCGACTGGCACCTTCTGACATGGGTCTTTTGTTGTTTACCAGTTCTTTTCCTCTTCGGTACCATGGTGATGCCCGAATCTCCTTCCTGGCTTCTGTCAAACAACCGAGAACAAGAGGCTCGGCAATCGCTTCAGTTCCTCCGTGGAAA aggtACCAACATTGAGGCTGAAATGAAGAGGATTAAAGAGTATCAAGAAATGATCAATATCAATGATCCTGCATCAACTACTTCCATCGTCAAACCCCTGGGCATTTCACTGGGAGTCATGCTATTCCAGCAGACGACCGGAATCAACGCCATCGTTTTCTACGCGGACGACATTTTCCAGGCAGTTGGCAGCACAATGGACGAAAAATACGCCACAATTATCGTCGGTGCTGTCCAACTGGTTTTCACCATCGCATCCGGATTTCTG GTGGACAGATGCGGAAGGCGGATGCTATTCCTCGGTTCAGCCATCACTTCTTCAGTGCCTTTGGCTACCATGGGAACGTTTTTCTACTTCGAACGCCAATGGGGCGACAAAGAAGCGACTCGATACTTTGGTTGGCTGCCACTGGCCTCTCTAATCGTTTTCTTCGTCACTTATTCCGGCGGAATGAGTAACGTTCCTTTCATCATCATGGGCGAAATGTTTCCCGCTCGCCATCGGACATCACTGGGAGCCATCAGCTCTTCTTTCAATCTCTTTTGCACTTTTGCCATGGTCCAACTTTTCCCTGACATGTCACAAGCGTTTGGCAAAGACGgcactttctattttttcaccGGATGTACTTTACTGAGTGCcgcttttgtttatttccttCTGCCGGAGACGACAGGCAAAACACTCGAAGAAATGGAACAGTTATTCCGCTCCGATAAAAGTCCAGGCTGTCGTAGCAATAACCATAGTAATTACGTGGATGTCATCATGCAGGTTGAAAGtagcaaaaataattatattacTGAACTATGCAATTCAGAAATATATTTCAtcatttaa
- the LOC124204699 gene encoding facilitated trehalose transporter Tret1-like isoform X2, with protein MVVVKVWWKSFIQILPQLMVTIWGSCGYFCMGSVRGWSSPAIPSLNRTVDFELSPSDLQWISSFPLLGAVLGSLFIIKPMEYYGRKKALIGHYFVFVFGFLITALASFGKHKSMLYAGRFLMGFAAGSTIPVCQIYVSECASPKIRGRLGSTTISAMALGVWTTYIIGIFVDWHLLTWVFCCLPVLFLFGTMVMPESPSWLLSNNREQEARQSLQFLRGKGTNIEAEMKRIKEYQEMININDPASTTSIVKPLGISLGVMLFQQTTGINAIVFYADDIFQAVGSTMDEKYATIIVGAVQLVFTIASGFLVDRCGRRMLFLGSAITSSVPLATMGTFFYFERQWGDKEATRYFGWLPLASLIVFFVTYSGGMSNVPFIIMGEMFPARHRTSLGAISSSFNLFCTFAMVQLFPDMSQAFGKDGTFYFFTGCTLLSAAFVYFLLPETTGKTLEEMEQLFRSDKSPGCRSNNHSNYVDVIMQVESSKNNYITELCNSEIYFII; from the exons ATGGTGGTGGTCAAAGTTTGGTGGAAGAGTTTTATCCAGATTTTACCACAG TTGATGGTGACAATATGGGGATCGTGCGGCTATTTTTGCATGGGTTCCGTCCGAGGCTGGAGTTCTCCTGCTATCCCATCACTAAATCGGACAGTAGACTTTGAATTGTCTCCGTCAGACCTCCAGTGGATAT CTTCGTTCCCGTTGCTAGGAGCTGTTCTCGGTTCCTTATTCATCATCAAACCGATGGAGTATTACGGCCGGAAGAAGGCTCTGATCGGCCATTACTTTGTCTTCGTATTCGGTTTTCTCATCACCGCATTGGCAAGTTTCGGGAAACACAAATCCATGTTGTACGCTGGCCGATTCCTGATGGGTTTCGCCGCCGGATCTACCATCCCCGTCTGTCAAATTTAC GTGAGTGAGTGCGCCTCTCCGAAAATTCGTGGTCGACTTGGATCAACTACAATATCTGCAATGGCTCTGGGCGTTTGGACAACTTACATAATCGGGATATTTGTCGACTGGCACCTTCTGACATGGGTCTTTTGTTGTTTACCAGTTCTTTTCCTCTTCGGTACCATGGTGATGCCCGAATCTCCTTCCTGGCTTCTGTCAAACAACCGAGAACAAGAGGCTCGGCAATCGCTTCAGTTCCTCCGTGGAAA aggtACCAACATTGAGGCTGAAATGAAGAGGATTAAAGAGTATCAAGAAATGATCAATATCAATGATCCTGCATCAACTACTTCCATCGTCAAACCCCTGGGCATTTCACTGGGAGTCATGCTATTCCAGCAGACGACCGGAATCAACGCCATCGTTTTCTACGCGGACGACATTTTCCAGGCAGTTGGCAGCACAATGGACGAAAAATACGCCACAATTATCGTCGGTGCTGTCCAACTGGTTTTCACCATCGCATCCGGATTTCTG GTGGACAGATGCGGAAGGCGGATGCTATTCCTCGGTTCAGCCATCACTTCTTCAGTGCCTTTGGCTACCATGGGAACGTTTTTCTACTTCGAACGCCAATGGGGCGACAAAGAAGCGACTCGATACTTTGGTTGGCTGCCACTGGCCTCTCTAATCGTTTTCTTCGTCACTTATTCCGGCGGAATGAGTAACGTTCCTTTCATCATCATGGGCGAAATGTTTCCCGCTCGCCATCGGACATCACTGGGAGCCATCAGCTCTTCTTTCAATCTCTTTTGCACTTTTGCCATGGTCCAACTTTTCCCTGACATGTCACAAGCGTTTGGCAAAGACGgcactttctattttttcaccGGATGTACTTTACTGAGTGCcgcttttgtttatttccttCTGCCGGAGACGACAGGCAAAACACTCGAAGAAATGGAACAGTTATTCCGCTCCGATAAAAGTCCAGGCTGTCGTAGCAATAACCATAGTAATTACGTGGATGTCATCATGCAGGTTGAAAGtagcaaaaataattatattacTGAACTATGCAATTCAGAAATATATTTCAtcatttaa